From a region of the Desulfosalsimonas propionicica genome:
- a CDS encoding HPP family protein: MQYFKKMKGVTTSPPRVSFSEMLWSWAGSFLGIAAVALVHHKILAESDLVMIIGSFGASAVLIYGAIRSPLAQPRNLMGGHMISAVIGVAAFKLLGASMPLAAAVAVATAILAMHATKTLHPPGGATALIAVIGSSKIHALGFWYVLLPAGLGAVVMLAVALLVNNLAPRRRYPEFWL; the protein is encoded by the coding sequence ATGCAGTATTTCAAAAAAATGAAAGGTGTTACCACAAGTCCCCCCAGAGTCAGCTTTTCGGAAATGCTCTGGTCATGGGCGGGATCATTTCTGGGCATTGCGGCAGTCGCCCTGGTTCACCACAAAATACTGGCAGAATCGGATCTGGTGATGATCATCGGCTCCTTTGGCGCGTCTGCGGTGCTGATCTACGGCGCCATCCGAAGCCCCCTGGCCCAGCCCAGAAACCTCATGGGCGGGCACATGATTTCCGCTGTGATCGGGGTGGCGGCATTCAAACTGCTTGGGGCCAGCATGCCCCTGGCTGCAGCTGTTGCGGTTGCCACGGCCATACTTGCCATGCATGCCACCAAAACCCTGCATCCCCCCGGCGGGGCCACTGCCCTGATCGCGGTGATCGGGAGCAGCAAAATCCATGCCCTGGGCTTCTGGTACGTGCTGCTTCCCGCCGGCCTCGGAGCTGTTGTGATGCTGGCAGTCGCCCTCCTGGTCAACAATCTCGCCCCCCGCCGCCGTTACCCGGAGTTCTGGTTGTAA
- a CDS encoding CBS domain-containing protein — MQFNKDTGTSPVDLENEDIIAAMKEMQGYIDITPADFMEIYRVAYNHAVDRIARSMRAKDVMTRQVICVHPETSLLETAERMAAGNISGIPVVNEKNEVLGVISEKDFLEKMGAEPSGSFMGVISQCLKNKGCVALPIRGKTAADIMSVPAVTVEPERPLSEISQLFVEKQINRVPVAGPDGKIAGIVSRADMVKSFFAKVC, encoded by the coding sequence ATGCAGTTCAATAAAGATACGGGCACCTCGCCCGTGGATCTTGAAAACGAGGACATTATCGCTGCCATGAAGGAAATGCAGGGATATATCGATATCACGCCCGCGGACTTCATGGAGATTTACCGTGTCGCGTACAATCATGCAGTGGACCGGATCGCCCGGTCCATGCGCGCCAAAGACGTCATGACCCGGCAGGTGATCTGCGTCCATCCGGAGACCTCCCTGCTGGAAACCGCAGAGCGCATGGCTGCGGGCAACATTTCGGGCATTCCGGTTGTAAATGAAAAAAATGAAGTCCTGGGCGTGATTTCGGAAAAGGATTTTCTCGAAAAAATGGGAGCTGAGCCCTCGGGCTCATTTATGGGTGTTATCAGCCAGTGCCTGAAAAACAAGGGATGCGTGGCGCTTCCCATCCGGGGCAAAACCGCGGCCGACATCATGTCCGTCCCGGCGGTGACCGTGGAACCGGAACGGCCCCTGTCGGAGATTTCTCAATTGTTTGTCGAAAAACAAATCAACCGGGTGCCGGTGGCAGGCCCGGACGGAAAAATTGCAGGCATTGTCAGCCGTGCCGATATGGTGAAATCATTTTTTGCAAAGGTTTGTTAA
- a CDS encoding DUF488 domain-containing protein: MGEQLHQEMKIKPDIEIKRVYSEAQTEDGFRVLVDRVWPRGISKKQLGADLWLKDAAPSTGLRKWFGHDRDRWEEFQRRYFAELDEKPGVIGQLLDLAEKQRLTLLFAARDTKYNHAAALTTYLISAAATKQSSGQKEKIS; the protein is encoded by the coding sequence ATGGGAGAACAGCTGCATCAGGAGATGAAAATCAAACCGGACATAGAGATCAAAAGGGTCTACAGCGAGGCTCAAACAGAAGACGGCTTCCGCGTCCTTGTAGACCGGGTATGGCCGAGAGGGATATCCAAAAAACAACTCGGGGCGGATCTGTGGTTAAAGGATGCAGCCCCGAGCACCGGACTTCGGAAATGGTTCGGACACGACCGGGACAGGTGGGAAGAATTCCAGAGGCGCTATTTTGCCGAGCTTGATGAAAAACCCGGGGTGATTGGGCAGCTTCTGGATCTAGCTGAAAAACAGCGGCTCACACTGCTGTTTGCAGCCCGGGACACAAAATACAACCACGCGGCTGCACTCACAACGTATCTGATTTCGGCAGCCGCAACAAAGCAATCGTCCGGGCAAAAAGAAAAAATCTCATGA